A single genomic interval of Streptomyces graminofaciens harbors:
- a CDS encoding CobW family GTP-binding protein — protein sequence MSQTSSSGSRGSQQIPVVVLAGFLGSGKTTLLNHLLHRSGGSRIGAVVNDFGAIEIDAMAVAGALGDSTVSLGNGCLCCAVDVSELDLYLERLADPSARIDVIVIEASGLAEPQELVRMVLASENPRVVYGGLVEVVDAAEFLETRQRHPEIDRHLAIADLVVVNKVDRAEDGDRVLELVRSLGEGAAVVPATYGRIDPEFLFDCRPSEERVGQLSFDDLHRHDDGDDHGDGHGHGGHDGHLGHLHTAYDSVSFTSDTPMNPQRLMEFLDTRPDGLYRIKGYVDFGPHDARNRYAVHAVGRFLRFYPEPWAAIAGEERRLTQLVLIGAGIDATALAKELEACKDDAPHADEHSMWGVLRYVPEKDGDEV from the coding sequence TTGAGTCAGACGTCGAGTTCCGGTTCCCGGGGTTCCCAGCAGATCCCGGTCGTCGTCCTCGCCGGGTTCCTCGGCTCCGGCAAGACCACCCTGCTCAACCACCTCCTGCACCGCAGCGGCGGCAGCCGTATCGGTGCCGTCGTGAACGACTTCGGGGCCATCGAGATCGACGCGATGGCCGTGGCCGGGGCGCTCGGGGACTCCACCGTGTCGCTCGGCAACGGGTGTCTGTGCTGTGCCGTCGACGTCAGCGAGCTGGATCTCTATCTGGAGCGGCTGGCCGACCCGTCGGCGCGGATCGACGTCATCGTCATCGAGGCCAGCGGGCTCGCCGAGCCGCAGGAACTCGTGCGGATGGTGCTCGCCAGCGAGAACCCCAGGGTCGTCTACGGCGGGCTCGTCGAGGTCGTCGACGCCGCCGAGTTCCTCGAGACCCGGCAGCGGCATCCCGAGATCGACCGGCATCTCGCCATCGCCGACCTCGTCGTCGTCAACAAGGTCGACCGGGCCGAGGACGGGGACCGCGTTCTCGAACTCGTGCGTTCGCTCGGCGAGGGCGCCGCAGTCGTACCCGCCACCTACGGCCGCATCGACCCCGAGTTCCTCTTCGACTGCCGCCCGAGCGAGGAACGCGTCGGGCAGCTCTCCTTCGACGACCTGCACCGCCACGACGACGGCGACGACCATGGCGACGGGCACGGCCACGGCGGCCATGACGGTCACCTCGGCCACCTGCACACCGCCTACGACAGCGTCTCGTTCACCTCCGACACGCCCATGAACCCCCAGCGGCTCATGGAGTTCCTCGACACCCGGCCCGACGGGCTCTACCGCATCAAGGGGTACGTCGACTTCGGGCCGCACGACGCCCGTAACCGCTATGCCGTGCACGCCGTCGGACGGTTCCTGCGGTTCTATCCCGAGCCCTGGGCGGCGATCGCGGGCGAGGAGCGTCGGCTCACCCAGCTCGTCCTCATCGGCGCCGGGATCGACGCCACAGCCCTCGCCAAGGAACTGGAGGCGTGCAAGGACGACGCCCCACACGCCGACGAGCACAGCATGTGGGGCGTCCTCCGCTACGTACCGGAGAAGGACGGCGACGAGGTCTAG
- a CDS encoding sucrase ferredoxin has protein sequence MSTCTSASRHFAEPLAGTAPTARTWLLLEQPGPWGVRALTSSHLDPVLGRALEAAAEGTGVRVALIRRPGRHADCRDVRERQVYVAHTVPGNAWLREATTTDPGTLLDLDFTALGMGDHRTFDAVLGGRPHIGDPLAFICTNGKRDRCCALLGRPLAAELSASGVRGTWEVTHLGGHRFSPTLLVLPFGYVYGRAEAQHVKEVLRGVREGRIVTEGCRGASAWERPGQAAELAVRAATGEEASDALAVIRTEGAAPHWDVTVAHADGRRWSVAVAQGASLPPRQESCGSALGSPARMDVVAVRELFPAVLAG, from the coding sequence GTGAGTACGTGCACATCCGCGTCCCGGCACTTCGCCGAGCCTCTCGCCGGGACCGCCCCCACGGCGCGGACATGGCTGCTGCTGGAACAGCCGGGTCCCTGGGGTGTCAGGGCGCTCACTTCGAGCCACCTGGACCCCGTGCTCGGCCGCGCCCTGGAAGCCGCCGCTGAGGGCACCGGCGTACGCGTGGCGCTCATCCGCCGTCCGGGCCGCCACGCGGACTGCCGCGATGTCCGCGAGCGTCAGGTGTACGTCGCCCACACCGTTCCGGGGAACGCATGGCTGCGCGAAGCCACGACGACCGACCCCGGAACCCTGCTGGACCTCGACTTCACCGCGCTCGGCATGGGCGACCACCGCACCTTCGACGCGGTGCTGGGGGGCCGACCCCACATCGGCGACCCGCTCGCGTTCATCTGCACCAACGGCAAGCGCGACCGCTGCTGCGCCCTGCTCGGCAGGCCGCTCGCCGCCGAACTGAGCGCTTCCGGGGTGAGGGGAACCTGGGAGGTCACCCACCTGGGCGGCCACCGCTTCTCCCCCACCCTGCTCGTACTGCCGTTCGGCTACGTGTACGGCCGCGCCGAGGCCCAACACGTCAAGGAGGTCCTCCGGGGCGTACGGGAGGGCCGGATCGTCACCGAGGGTTGCCGTGGCGCCTCCGCCTGGGAGCGGCCCGGACAGGCCGCCGAACTCGCGGTGCGCGCGGCGACCGGTGAGGAGGCCTCGGACGCGCTCGCCGTGATCCGGACGGAGGGAGCGGCTCCGCACTGGGACGTGACCGTCGCCCACGCCGACGGCCGCCGCTGGAGCGTCGCGGTCGCCCAGGGCGCCTCCCTGCCGCCCCGCCAGGAGAGCTGCGGCTCGGCGCTGGGCTCCCCGGCCCGGATGGACGTGGTGGCCGTAAGGGAGCTGTTCCCGGCGGTGCTCGCGGGCTGA
- a CDS encoding ATP-binding protein: MSPTPPARRLRLGLPRRVFSQVLLMQVAIAAGVAVLATGLFLAPLSEQLDDQAMRRALAIAQTTAAQPQLAEDLVSSEPSADGPVQAEAERIRKASGAEYVVVMGTTGIRWSHTDPAEIGRKVSTDPRRALAGDEIMEIDSGTLGRSARGKVPLRDADGKIVGAVSVGIEYDSVRARLIHAIPGLLAYAGGAMAVGALAAYLISRRVHRQTRDLAFSDISGLLAEREAMLHGIREGVVALDRAGRVRLLNDEAQRLLGIGDEVVGRSLDDALGPGRTTDVLTGRVTGTDLLTVRGQRVLIANRMPTDDGGAVATLRDRTELDQLGRELDSTRGLIDALRAQDHEHANRMHTLLGLLDLEMYDEAMEFVGEVVGDHRATAEQVTEKIHDPLLAALLVGKAAVAAERGVALSIAHGTLLPDRVVDPRGLVTVVGNLVDNALDAVAGTPHARVEVELRAEGRAATLRVRDTGPGVPADQRELIFTEGWSTKTPPAHRERGIGLSLVRRLAERQGGSARVAEAEGGGAEFTVVLPEALTEPGLVTQTSTQTPTSRAPGNGPSPDTAEEPEATARATTTPEAPIPAPAPAPAATFAEKESR; this comes from the coding sequence ATGAGCCCCACTCCCCCCGCACGCCGCCTGCGTCTAGGTCTGCCGCGGCGGGTGTTCTCGCAGGTGCTGCTGATGCAGGTGGCGATCGCCGCCGGCGTCGCCGTGCTCGCGACCGGGCTGTTCCTCGCGCCGCTCAGCGAACAGCTGGACGACCAGGCGATGCGCCGCGCCCTCGCGATCGCGCAGACCACGGCGGCCCAGCCGCAGCTCGCCGAGGATCTCGTGTCGAGCGAGCCGTCCGCCGACGGGCCCGTGCAGGCCGAGGCCGAGCGGATCCGCAAGGCCAGCGGAGCCGAGTACGTCGTCGTGATGGGCACGACGGGAATCCGCTGGTCGCACACCGACCCGGCGGAGATCGGCAGGAAGGTCTCGACCGACCCCAGGCGGGCCCTGGCCGGGGACGAGATCATGGAGATCGACTCGGGCACCCTCGGGCGCTCCGCCCGTGGCAAGGTGCCGCTGCGCGACGCGGACGGGAAGATCGTCGGCGCGGTCTCGGTCGGTATCGAGTACGACAGTGTGCGCGCCCGGCTGATCCACGCGATCCCGGGGCTCCTCGCCTACGCCGGCGGGGCCATGGCAGTCGGTGCGCTGGCCGCCTATCTGATCTCCCGCCGGGTCCACCGTCAGACCCGTGACCTGGCCTTCTCCGATATCTCGGGGCTGCTGGCGGAGCGCGAGGCGATGCTGCACGGCATCCGGGAAGGCGTGGTCGCGCTGGACCGCGCGGGGCGCGTACGCCTCCTCAACGACGAGGCGCAGCGACTGCTCGGCATCGGCGACGAGGTGGTCGGCCGCTCGCTGGACGACGCGCTCGGACCCGGCCGTACGACCGATGTGCTGACCGGCCGCGTCACGGGCACCGATCTGCTCACCGTGCGCGGCCAGCGCGTGCTGATCGCCAACCGCATGCCCACCGACGACGGGGGCGCCGTCGCCACCCTGCGCGACCGCACCGAACTGGATCAGCTGGGCCGCGAACTCGACTCGACGCGCGGCCTGATCGACGCCCTGCGCGCCCAGGACCACGAGCACGCCAACCGGATGCACACGCTCCTGGGTCTGCTCGATCTGGAGATGTACGACGAGGCCATGGAGTTCGTCGGCGAGGTGGTCGGCGACCACAGGGCGACCGCCGAGCAGGTCACCGAGAAGATCCACGATCCGCTCCTCGCCGCACTGCTGGTCGGCAAGGCGGCCGTCGCAGCCGAGCGCGGAGTGGCCCTGTCGATCGCCCACGGGACGCTGCTACCCGACCGCGTGGTCGACCCGCGTGGGCTGGTCACCGTCGTCGGCAACCTCGTCGACAACGCGCTCGACGCCGTCGCGGGCACACCGCACGCGCGCGTGGAGGTCGAATTGCGCGCCGAAGGACGTGCGGCGACGCTCCGCGTCCGCGACACCGGCCCCGGAGTCCCGGCCGACCAGCGGGAGTTGATCTTCACGGAGGGCTGGTCCACGAAGACACCGCCCGCCCACCGCGAGCGCGGCATCGGGCTCTCCCTGGTGCGCCGCCTCGCCGAACGTCAGGGAGGCAGCGCCCGGGTCGCGGAGGCGGAGGGCGGGGGCGCGGAGTTCACCGTCGTACTCCCGGAGGCCCTGACGGAGCCGGGTCTGGTGACACAAACGTCGACGCAAACGCCTACGTCCAGGGCGCCCGGGAACGGACCGAGTCCGGATACGGCCGAGGAACCCGAAGCCACAGCCAGAGCCACAACCACACCCGAGGCCCCAATCCCAGCCCCGGCCCCAGCCCCAGCCGCCACCTTCGCCGAAAAGGAGTCGCGATGA
- a CDS encoding DUF7342 family protein yields the protein MIEVLVVDDDVRVARVNAAYVGKVAGFHVAGEAHSAAEALSRLESLVQVDLVLLDHYLPDGTGLAVVQEMRRRGHQTDVIMVTAARDVSTVQAAMRQGALQYLVKPFAFAGLRAKLEAYAELRRTLDGGGEAEQAEVDRIFGALSAGGEPDLPKGHSATTTEVVRRALMTAEGPLSAQEIADRTGLSRQTAQRYLKLLERTGRARLTLKYGDAGRPEHRYEWATRA from the coding sequence ATGATCGAGGTCCTGGTCGTGGACGACGATGTCCGCGTAGCCCGGGTCAACGCCGCCTACGTGGGAAAGGTGGCGGGCTTCCACGTGGCGGGCGAGGCGCACAGCGCGGCCGAGGCGCTGAGCCGGCTGGAGTCACTGGTCCAGGTGGACCTGGTCCTCCTGGACCACTACCTGCCGGACGGCACAGGTCTCGCGGTGGTCCAGGAGATGCGCAGACGTGGCCACCAGACCGACGTGATCATGGTGACGGCGGCCCGAGACGTCTCGACGGTCCAGGCGGCGATGCGGCAGGGCGCGCTCCAGTACCTGGTCAAGCCGTTCGCGTTCGCCGGGCTGCGCGCGAAGCTCGAGGCGTACGCCGAGCTGCGCCGGACGCTGGACGGCGGCGGCGAGGCCGAACAGGCCGAGGTGGACCGGATCTTCGGCGCGCTCTCGGCGGGCGGCGAGCCGGACCTGCCCAAGGGCCACTCCGCCACCACCACCGAAGTGGTGCGCCGCGCCCTGATGACCGCCGAGGGCCCGCTGTCCGCCCAGGAGATCGCCGACCGGACGGGCCTGAGCCGCCAGACCGCCCAGCGCTATCTGAAGCTCCTGGAGCGCACGGGGCGGGCCCGGCTGACCCTGAAATACGGCGACGCCGGACGCCCGGAGCACCGCTACGAGTGGGCCACACGCGCCTGA
- a CDS encoding solute symporter family protein — protein sequence MTADQQTLALLLFSAFVAVTLGITTWVSRNRHGSAEEFYAGGRLFSPMENGFAIAGDYMSAASFLGISGLIALFGYDGLLYSVGFLVAWLVVLFLVAELVRNCGRFTLADVVAARMSERPVRIAAGTSSVTVSVLYLVAQMVGAGTLVALLLGGTSGAAQAWTVIGVGALMVVYVSLGGMRATTWIQIVKAVLLMGGAIALTVLVLVRFHGDFDQLLRTAAARSGHGDAFLAPGLKYGGDWAARLDFISLGLALVLGTAGLPHILSRFYTVPTARAARRSVVWSIGLIGGFYLMTIVLGFGAAAIVGPDAVRGSNAAGNTAVPLLALDLGGGAGSTGGTVLFAIVAAIAFATILAVVAGITLASSASVAHDLYASLRRRRAKPYSEVAVARAAAVGIGVVAIGLGLLAKDLNVAFLVGLAFAVAASANLPVLLYSLFWRGFTTRGAVWSVYGGLVPAVVLVLLSPVVSGSPDSLFPGVDFQFFPLQNPGLVSIPLGFLAGWLGTVTSAEPPDEGKHAETEVRSLTGAGAV from the coding sequence GTGACGGCCGATCAGCAGACCCTGGCGCTGCTGCTGTTCAGCGCGTTCGTCGCGGTCACACTGGGGATCACGACCTGGGTGAGCCGCAACCGACATGGCTCCGCGGAGGAGTTCTACGCCGGTGGGCGGCTGTTCTCGCCGATGGAGAATGGTTTTGCCATCGCGGGCGACTACATGTCGGCGGCCTCGTTCCTCGGTATCTCCGGGCTCATCGCCCTCTTCGGGTACGACGGGCTGCTGTACTCGGTGGGCTTTCTCGTCGCCTGGCTCGTGGTTCTCTTCCTGGTGGCCGAACTGGTACGCAACTGCGGCCGGTTCACGCTCGCCGACGTGGTCGCGGCGCGGATGAGCGAGCGGCCGGTGCGGATCGCGGCGGGAACTTCCTCGGTGACCGTGTCCGTTCTGTATCTGGTGGCGCAGATGGTGGGAGCGGGCACCCTCGTCGCGCTGCTGCTGGGGGGTACGAGCGGGGCGGCGCAGGCCTGGACGGTCATCGGCGTCGGCGCGCTCATGGTCGTCTATGTGTCGTTGGGAGGGATGCGGGCCACCACGTGGATCCAGATCGTGAAGGCGGTCCTGCTGATGGGCGGGGCGATCGCGCTGACCGTGCTCGTCCTGGTGCGCTTCCACGGCGACTTCGACCAGCTGTTGCGGACGGCGGCCGCGCGCAGCGGACACGGGGACGCGTTCCTCGCACCCGGACTGAAGTACGGCGGTGACTGGGCCGCGCGCCTCGACTTCATCAGCCTCGGTCTCGCCCTGGTGCTGGGCACGGCCGGGCTGCCGCACATCCTGTCGCGCTTCTACACGGTGCCCACCGCGCGGGCCGCACGCCGCTCGGTGGTCTGGTCGATCGGCCTCATCGGGGGCTTCTACCTGATGACGATCGTGCTGGGCTTCGGCGCGGCCGCGATCGTCGGCCCGGACGCCGTACGTGGTTCGAACGCGGCCGGGAACACCGCGGTGCCGCTGCTGGCACTCGATCTGGGCGGCGGCGCGGGCTCCACTGGCGGAACGGTTCTGTTCGCGATCGTCGCCGCCATCGCCTTCGCCACGATCCTCGCGGTCGTCGCCGGGATCACCCTCGCCTCGTCAGCGTCCGTGGCCCACGACCTGTACGCCTCGCTGCGGCGCCGACGCGCCAAGCCGTACAGCGAGGTCGCCGTGGCGCGCGCTGCCGCCGTCGGCATCGGCGTGGTCGCGATCGGCCTCGGCCTGCTCGCCAAGGACCTCAACGTGGCCTTCCTCGTCGGCCTCGCCTTCGCGGTCGCGGCCTCGGCCAATCTGCCCGTGCTGCTGTACTCCCTGTTCTGGCGCGGCTTCACGACCCGTGGCGCGGTCTGGTCCGTGTACGGCGGCCTGGTCCCGGCGGTGGTTCTCGTGCTGCTGTCGCCGGTCGTGTCGGGCAGCCCGGACTCGCTCTTCCCCGGCGTCGACTTCCAGTTCTTCCCGCTGCAGAACCCCGGCCTGGTCTCGATCCCCCTGGGCTTCCTCGCGGGCTGGCTCGGCACGGTGACCTCCGCCGAGCCGCCGGACGAGGGGAAGCACGCGGAGACGGAGGTGCGGTCGCTTACGGGCGCGGGGGCGGTGTGA
- a CDS encoding DUF485 domain-containing protein: MQSSTGHPRRRGGGPESPVERHEGHDPVPADVRFDDPWYDALASGWGELDGTGAPAPMVPSAREERSRGAADVYLEVQRSAAFQEVRSRYRRFVIPGAAVFFSWYVGYVVTATTAPALMARPVAGAVNVAMLAGLGQFLTTFLFTWAYARHARLRRDRAALDLRWDTQELTRGIGRGER; this comes from the coding sequence ATGCAGTCAAGCACCGGTCACCCCCGCAGACGCGGGGGCGGTCCTGAAAGTCCGGTCGAGCGGCACGAGGGCCATGACCCCGTCCCCGCCGATGTGCGGTTCGACGACCCCTGGTACGACGCGTTGGCCTCCGGCTGGGGCGAGCTGGACGGTACGGGCGCTCCGGCGCCGATGGTTCCGTCCGCCCGGGAGGAGAGGAGCCGGGGCGCGGCCGACGTCTATCTGGAGGTGCAGCGCAGCGCTGCCTTCCAGGAGGTGCGCAGCCGCTACCGCAGGTTCGTGATCCCGGGCGCCGCCGTCTTCTTCAGCTGGTACGTGGGCTATGTGGTGACGGCGACCACGGCCCCTGCGCTGATGGCGAGGCCGGTGGCCGGCGCGGTCAACGTGGCGATGCTGGCCGGGCTCGGACAGTTCCTCACCACCTTCCTGTTCACCTGGGCGTACGCGCGCCACGCACGGCTGCGCCGGGACCGGGCCGCGCTCGATCTGCGCTGGGACACCCAGGAATTGACGCGCGGGATCGGAAGGGGCGAGCGGTGA